A single Arthrobacter sp. ERGS1:01 DNA region contains:
- a CDS encoding C40 family peptidase codes for MSLPFLVRGTAAVACAALATTAVLAPAQAALAGSPAPASSFGTLVRIPLSPAIPSTDDIAKAKKSEAATAAESAKIDALIGTANDRLQGSMAGTIAANNDYTNALVALDQRRTEAGTAKAKADAAAKEYKTAKAQLGQLAGTMYKNGGLNPSVQAFLGSSSADDTMYQASTLMALSSERANTFDSASAASSTSAALQAQAVAAQQAADKAAQTAQDSKRAAQAATDAFAAAVKENQAQRGVLIQQLATLHDTTTALEGARVDGLEQQAREAALAQQIKDSAAAPAPVVPAAVNPVSPVAPTNPGNTGNTGNGNTTPAQPPVVAPAPPVVVQPPVIAPPVVKPPVVKPPVVKPPVVTPPVVAPPVVTPPVVAPPSGSYINVMVNFAKAQSGLPYQWGGTGNPYYDCSGLVMKAFASAGISVPRTGTDQFWSAPTRVPLSQMRYGDLLVFDESAPGSGQFGHIAIYVGNDQVVQALAPGFPTGVYSISGMLQAGMTLYPYAARY; via the coding sequence ATGAGTTTGCCTTTCCTGGTTCGCGGAACCGCGGCCGTGGCTTGCGCCGCGCTTGCCACCACCGCCGTCCTGGCCCCCGCACAAGCTGCCCTCGCCGGATCGCCCGCGCCGGCGTCGTCGTTCGGAACGCTGGTGCGCATCCCGCTCAGCCCGGCCATTCCCAGCACCGACGACATTGCAAAGGCCAAGAAGTCCGAGGCAGCCACGGCAGCGGAATCGGCCAAGATCGACGCCCTGATCGGCACCGCCAACGACCGCCTCCAGGGCTCCATGGCCGGCACCATCGCGGCCAACAACGACTACACGAACGCGCTCGTAGCCCTTGACCAGCGCCGCACCGAGGCCGGCACCGCCAAAGCCAAGGCCGACGCCGCCGCCAAGGAATACAAGACCGCCAAGGCCCAGCTGGGGCAGCTTGCCGGGACCATGTACAAAAACGGCGGCCTGAACCCGAGCGTGCAGGCATTCCTGGGCAGCTCCAGCGCCGACGACACCATGTACCAGGCCTCCACACTGATGGCGCTGTCCTCCGAGCGGGCCAACACCTTTGACTCCGCGTCGGCCGCATCCTCCACCTCCGCCGCACTGCAGGCGCAGGCCGTCGCTGCCCAGCAGGCAGCCGACAAGGCCGCCCAGACGGCCCAGGACTCAAAGCGCGCGGCCCAGGCCGCCACCGATGCGTTTGCGGCCGCAGTCAAGGAAAACCAGGCCCAGCGCGGCGTGCTGATCCAACAGTTGGCAACCCTCCACGACACGACGACGGCCCTGGAAGGCGCGCGGGTCGACGGCCTGGAGCAGCAAGCCCGCGAGGCGGCGCTGGCCCAGCAGATCAAGGACTCCGCCGCTGCCCCCGCCCCCGTGGTGCCGGCAGCAGTGAACCCGGTTTCTCCCGTCGCGCCGACCAACCCGGGGAACACCGGCAACACCGGCAACGGGAACACGACGCCGGCGCAACCGCCGGTGGTCGCACCGGCACCGCCCGTGGTCGTCCAGCCTCCTGTCATTGCCCCGCCCGTCGTCAAACCGCCCGTGGTCAAGCCCCCGGTGGTCAAACCGCCTGTCGTAACCCCGCCCGTCGTTGCTCCGCCCGTGGTCACCCCACCCGTGGTCGCTCCGCCGTCGGGCTCCTACATCAACGTCATGGTGAACTTCGCCAAGGCCCAGAGCGGCCTGCCATACCAGTGGGGCGGCACCGGAAATCCCTACTACGACTGCTCCGGGCTGGTCATGAAGGCGTTCGCCTCCGCCGGGATCTCGGTTCCGCGCACGGGAACCGACCAGTTCTGGAGTGCTCCGACACGGGTGCCGCTGTCCCAGATGCGGTACGGCGATTTGCTGGTCTTTGATGAATCCGCGCCGGGCTCCGGCCAATTCGGCCACATCGCCATCTACGTCGGCAACGACCAGGTGGTGCAGGCCCTGGCGCCCGGTTTCCCCACCGGCGTCTACTCGATCTCGGGCATGTTGCAGGCCGGCATGACCCTGTACCCGTACGCGGCACGCTACTAA
- a CDS encoding metallopeptidase family protein yields MSENPLASIPSFGPFHMDEAEFDAAVQAALANIPEDLRAEMDNVAIFVDDDYVPGPGEHPDTVLLGLYEGTPLTERNSWWAAGSLPDRITIYRRPILDICSTREQVIHEVTVTVVHEIAHHFGISDERLHDLGWG; encoded by the coding sequence ATGAGTGAGAACCCGCTGGCGTCCATCCCCTCCTTTGGCCCGTTCCACATGGACGAGGCCGAGTTTGATGCGGCCGTCCAGGCGGCGCTGGCAAACATTCCGGAGGATTTGCGTGCCGAGATGGACAACGTGGCGATCTTTGTCGACGACGATTACGTTCCGGGCCCGGGCGAGCACCCGGACACCGTGCTGCTGGGACTGTATGAGGGCACCCCGCTGACGGAAAGGAATTCCTGGTGGGCCGCCGGTTCCCTGCCTGACAGGATCACCATCTACCGCCGGCCGATCCTGGATATTTGTTCCACGCGCGAACAGGTAATCCATGAAGTCACGGTCACCGTGGTGCATGAAATTGCCCACCACTTTGGCATCAGCGACGAACGCCTCCACGATCTGGGCTGGGGATAA
- a CDS encoding Asp23/Gls24 family envelope stress response protein — protein MDGQSGSLEASESSDQEFTQGRTVISDTAVAKVVGVAARGVPGVHALGSGASRSIGAIRDVVGATDLTQGIRVEVGESQVAVDIILMAEYGYPLQTLANTVRAAVYEAVEGLVGRNVIEVNIEITDVFIPTPDGDKPQRPRLTERLGAGKPATASNDQEEQP, from the coding sequence ATGGATGGGCAAAGCGGGTCGTTGGAAGCTTCGGAATCCTCCGACCAGGAATTTACGCAGGGCCGCACGGTGATTTCCGACACGGCCGTGGCAAAAGTGGTGGGGGTTGCGGCGCGCGGCGTCCCCGGCGTCCATGCCCTGGGCTCCGGAGCCTCACGGTCCATCGGCGCCATCCGCGACGTGGTGGGAGCCACCGACCTGACCCAGGGCATCCGGGTCGAGGTGGGTGAATCGCAGGTGGCGGTGGACATCATCCTGATGGCCGAATACGGCTACCCCCTGCAAACCCTCGCCAACACCGTCCGGGCTGCCGTATATGAAGCGGTGGAGGGCCTGGTGGGGCGCAATGTCATCGAAGTCAATATCGAGATCACCGACGTCTTCATTCCCACGCCCGACGGCGACAAGCCCCAACGGCCCCGCCTGACCGAGCGGCTCGGCGCCGGCAAGCCCGCCACAGCATCCAACGATCAAGAGGAACAGCCATGA
- a CDS encoding DUF6286 domain-containing protein — protein MSEPTTRILKRETHSSRAPLSVIAAIVVSLLAVYGLLETMLRALGQPPWLIDPPDAVRRISELPAGTTPVLLGVAGVLLLLLGLILLANGVLPGRRARHVITDNRVAVVVDDEVIAAALARRARLAAGVTREQVMVVVSARTVQVNVRPTSGIWLDESQIQAAVEAELAAMALDPAPTVKVNLANTGVIGV, from the coding sequence ATGAGCGAACCGACAACGCGCATCCTCAAACGGGAAACCCACTCATCCCGCGCACCGCTTTCCGTCATTGCCGCCATTGTGGTGTCCTTGCTGGCTGTCTACGGGCTGCTGGAGACCATGCTGCGGGCGCTGGGACAGCCGCCATGGCTGATCGACCCGCCGGACGCCGTGCGGCGCATTTCCGAACTGCCGGCCGGGACCACCCCCGTGCTGCTTGGCGTGGCCGGCGTTCTGTTGCTTCTGCTCGGCTTGATCCTGCTGGCGAACGGCGTGCTGCCCGGTCGGCGGGCCCGCCACGTCATCACCGACAACCGCGTGGCCGTCGTGGTGGACGATGAGGTCATTGCCGCGGCACTGGCGCGCCGGGCCCGGCTGGCCGCGGGCGTCACCCGCGAACAGGTCATGGTGGTGGTTTCCGCCCGTACCGTCCAGGTCAACGTCAGGCCAACCTCCGGGATCTGGCTGGACGAATCCCAGATCCAGGCGGCAGTCGAGGCGGAGCTGGCGGCCATGGCCCTTGACCCTGCGCCCACCGTCAAGGTCAACCTCGCCAATACGGGGGTGATCGGGGTATGA
- a CDS encoding ABC transporter substrate-binding protein, which produces MRHSKKIAPLAIVSVLAMTLAACSGGTGGSGGGAAQQNLDGRGPITYVQGKDNSNVVRPLIDKWNAAHPNEKVTFKEQSDNADQQHDDLVQHFQAKTGDYDVVDVDVIWTAEFAAQGWLQPLNDKMAIDTTGFLPATVATGTYKNVMYALPQTSDGGILYYRKDLVPTPPKTWDEMMAMCPVAKAKGIDCYAGQFAQYEGLTVNVAEAINTAGGTVVDKDGKPTVNTPEAKAGLTNLAQAYKDGNIPKQAVTYQEEQGRQAFEAGKLMFLRNWPYVYNLAKTDGSSTVKNTFGIAPLPGKDGPGASSLGGHNLAINADSKYKATAKDFLTFMTSAETEKFYATQGSLAPVREGLYTDADLVKQLPYLPVLLTSIKNAVPRPVTPFYPAVTQAIQQNSFQAINGTKSVDQALTDMQAAITTAVSK; this is translated from the coding sequence ATGAGACATTCAAAGAAGATTGCGCCCCTGGCCATTGTGTCCGTGCTGGCCATGACGTTGGCGGCCTGTAGCGGCGGCACCGGGGGCAGCGGTGGCGGTGCGGCCCAGCAGAACCTCGATGGCCGGGGTCCCATCACGTACGTGCAGGGCAAGGACAACTCCAATGTGGTCCGCCCGCTCATTGACAAGTGGAATGCGGCCCACCCCAACGAGAAGGTCACGTTCAAGGAACAGTCCGATAACGCAGACCAGCAGCATGACGACCTGGTCCAGCACTTCCAGGCCAAGACGGGCGACTACGACGTCGTCGACGTCGACGTCATCTGGACGGCCGAGTTTGCCGCCCAGGGCTGGCTGCAGCCGCTCAACGACAAGATGGCCATCGACACCACGGGCTTCCTGCCCGCCACGGTCGCCACCGGCACCTACAAGAACGTCATGTACGCCCTGCCGCAGACGTCCGACGGCGGCATCCTGTACTACCGCAAGGACCTGGTCCCCACGCCTCCCAAGACCTGGGACGAGATGATGGCCATGTGCCCCGTCGCCAAGGCCAAGGGGATCGACTGCTATGCCGGCCAGTTCGCCCAGTATGAGGGCCTGACGGTCAACGTTGCCGAGGCGATCAACACTGCCGGCGGCACCGTCGTCGACAAGGACGGCAAGCCCACGGTCAACACCCCGGAGGCCAAGGCCGGCCTGACCAACCTGGCCCAGGCTTACAAGGACGGCAACATCCCCAAGCAGGCCGTGACCTACCAGGAGGAGCAGGGCCGGCAGGCATTCGAGGCCGGCAAGCTGATGTTCCTGCGCAACTGGCCGTACGTGTACAACCTGGCCAAGACCGACGGTTCCTCCACCGTGAAGAACACCTTCGGGATTGCACCGCTTCCCGGCAAGGACGGCCCCGGCGCCTCCTCACTGGGCGGGCACAACCTGGCCATCAACGCCGATTCCAAGTACAAGGCCACGGCCAAGGACTTCCTGACGTTCATGACCAGTGCCGAAACTGAAAAGTTCTACGCAACCCAGGGCTCCCTGGCCCCGGTCCGCGAGGGCCTGTACACGGACGCCGACCTGGTCAAGCAGCTGCCGTACCTGCCCGTTCTGCTGACCTCCATCAAGAACGCGGTCCCGCGCCCCGTCACACCGTTCTACCCGGCCGTCACCCAGGCCATCCAGCAGAACAGTTTCCAGGCCATCAACGGCACAAAGTCCGTTGACCAAGCCTTGACGGACATGCAAGCCGCCATCACGACGGCCGTCTCAAAGTAA
- a CDS encoding carbohydrate ABC transporter permease yields MSTQVEPGALPGRKASRKGGDNKGVNKEVGADRKEKTQGRAATLLIAPTLIVLAIVILYPVINAVIMSFQHDQGLDAATGLFVTGGFAGVSNYVHWLFQQCPTSGGTGSCPPGTLGAQFWSATGVTFFFTVVTVFFETLFGFWMALIMARTFKGRSVLRAAVLVPWAIPTAVTAKLWFFIFAFDGIVNTLFHSSILWTGSEGPARAAIIIADVWKTTPFMALLILAGLQMIPAEVYEAAKVDGASAWQRFRLITLPLVKPALMVAILFRVLDALRMYDLPAIMTGGANGTTTLSILVVDQIRVGFNSAAALSTITFVIIFIVAFIFVRFLGANAVESASGGAKGKQK; encoded by the coding sequence ATGTCAACACAAGTAGAACCGGGAGCGCTGCCCGGACGGAAAGCCTCCCGCAAAGGCGGTGACAACAAGGGCGTCAACAAGGAAGTGGGTGCCGACCGCAAGGAAAAAACGCAGGGACGGGCGGCAACACTGCTGATTGCGCCGACACTGATTGTCCTGGCCATCGTCATCTTGTACCCGGTCATCAACGCCGTCATCATGTCCTTCCAGCATGACCAGGGCCTGGATGCGGCCACGGGACTCTTTGTCACCGGCGGATTTGCCGGGGTGTCCAACTACGTGCACTGGCTGTTCCAGCAATGCCCCACCTCCGGGGGAACGGGCAGCTGCCCGCCCGGCACGCTTGGCGCCCAGTTCTGGAGCGCCACCGGCGTCACCTTCTTCTTCACCGTGGTCACGGTGTTCTTCGAGACGCTGTTTGGTTTTTGGATGGCCCTGATCATGGCCCGCACCTTCAAGGGCCGCAGCGTGCTGCGCGCCGCCGTACTGGTGCCGTGGGCCATCCCCACCGCCGTGACGGCCAAGCTGTGGTTCTTCATCTTCGCCTTCGACGGCATCGTCAACACCCTGTTCCACAGCTCCATCCTGTGGACCGGCAGCGAAGGCCCCGCACGGGCCGCCATCATCATCGCCGATGTTTGGAAAACGACGCCGTTCATGGCCCTGCTGATCCTGGCCGGGCTGCAGATGATCCCGGCGGAAGTCTATGAGGCGGCCAAGGTCGACGGCGCCAGCGCCTGGCAGCGCTTCCGGCTCATCACCCTGCCGCTCGTCAAGCCCGCCCTGATGGTTGCCATCCTGTTCCGCGTCCTGGACGCGCTGCGCATGTACGATCTTCCGGCCATCATGACCGGTGGCGCCAACGGCACCACCACCTTGTCCATCCTGGTGGTTGACCAGATCCGGGTCGGCTTCAACTCGGCCGCGGCGCTGTCGACCATTACGTTCGTGATCATCTTCATCGTCGCGTTCATCTTTGTGCGGTTCCTTGGGGCGAACGCCGTCGAATCCGCCAGCGGCGGAGCAAAGGGGAAGCAGAAATGA
- a CDS encoding carbohydrate ABC transporter permease, translating into MSTATTTLNTGTAKAKSVARTRENWASTRTYISAAIIVIWCLLPFYWMIVTAFRDVGYTFDSTPFFTHVTWDNFKTAFSAELGNHLGRALLNSLFISSVTTIVALLFGVFAAYALARLNFRGKFLVLGLILGASMFPGVAIVTPLFQLFGNIGWIGTYQAMIIPNISFVLPLTVYTLTSFFREMPWELEEAARIDGCTQGQAFRKIIMPLAAPAVFTTAILAFIASWNEYLIASILSNDATQTVTVAIARFAGSQPHQEPYTAVMAAGTVVTIPLVVLVLVFQRKIVAGLTAGAVK; encoded by the coding sequence ATGAGCACGGCAACCACCACCCTGAATACCGGGACCGCGAAGGCAAAGTCCGTAGCGCGGACCCGGGAAAACTGGGCCAGCACCCGCACCTACATCAGCGCCGCCATCATCGTGATCTGGTGCCTGCTGCCGTTCTACTGGATGATCGTCACGGCGTTCCGCGACGTCGGCTACACCTTCGACTCCACACCGTTCTTCACGCACGTCACGTGGGACAACTTCAAGACGGCGTTCTCCGCGGAGTTGGGCAACCACCTGGGCCGGGCACTGTTGAACTCCCTGTTCATCTCGTCCGTCACCACCATAGTGGCGTTGCTGTTCGGTGTTTTTGCCGCCTATGCCCTGGCCCGGCTGAACTTCCGCGGCAAGTTCCTAGTGCTCGGCCTGATCCTCGGGGCCTCCATGTTCCCCGGCGTCGCGATCGTCACCCCGTTGTTCCAGCTTTTTGGCAACATTGGCTGGATCGGCACCTACCAGGCCATGATCATCCCCAACATTTCCTTTGTGCTTCCGCTGACCGTCTACACGCTGACGTCGTTCTTCAGGGAAATGCCGTGGGAGTTGGAGGAGGCGGCCCGGATTGACGGCTGCACCCAGGGCCAGGCGTTCCGCAAGATCATCATGCCGCTGGCTGCCCCGGCCGTGTTCACGACGGCGATCCTGGCGTTCATCGCATCCTGGAACGAGTACCTGATTGCCAGCATCCTCTCCAACGACGCAACACAAACAGTTACCGTCGCGATCGCCCGGTTTGCCGGTTCCCAGCCGCACCAGGAGCCGTACACGGCCGTCATGGCCGCCGGAACGGTTGTCACCATTCCCTTGGTGGTGCTGGTGCTGGTCTTCCAGCGCAAGATCGTGGCCGGCCTGACGGCAGGGGCGGTGAAGTAG
- a CDS encoding LacI family DNA-binding transcriptional regulator, producing the protein MGVCIDDVAARAQVSTATVSRALRGLPRVSDATRAKVLEVAEAMGYVPSPSASGLATGRTKTVGVLVPFVDRWYFGHAIEGIDQVLRDHGYNLLLFSLGGYVHGQKRSFTKSMVRKQIDALLVLSLGLSDEELYQLHHTDIPLLSVGGPVEGCPGVYIDDIAATTAAMDHLIGLGHRKIGYLHGGVEDQRNFRVPALRTVAFEAAMDRAGLEVLPDWSVPGDFTVADGVRAAAQIFDSPAGLPTAIFCGSDEMALGLMFEAQRRGIRIPEELSVVGIDDHDFSAPAGLTTIAQSPWEHGRTAARMLLAELRGTADSVQDTTMPFELVVRTSTAPPSR; encoded by the coding sequence ATGGGCGTATGTATTGACGACGTTGCGGCGCGGGCCCAGGTTTCCACGGCGACGGTCTCACGAGCACTGAGGGGGCTTCCGCGGGTCAGCGACGCCACCCGGGCCAAGGTGCTGGAAGTGGCCGAAGCGATGGGGTACGTGCCCTCGCCGTCGGCCAGCGGACTGGCCACGGGGCGCACCAAGACCGTGGGGGTCCTGGTGCCGTTCGTGGACCGTTGGTACTTTGGCCACGCCATCGAGGGCATCGACCAGGTCCTGCGCGACCACGGCTACAACCTGCTGCTCTTCAGCCTGGGCGGCTATGTGCACGGGCAAAAGCGCAGCTTCACCAAAAGCATGGTGCGCAAGCAGATCGACGCGCTGCTGGTGCTCTCTCTGGGGTTGTCGGACGAGGAACTTTACCAACTCCACCACACCGACATCCCGCTGCTTTCGGTGGGCGGACCCGTGGAAGGTTGCCCCGGGGTCTATATCGACGATATCGCCGCAACGACCGCCGCCATGGACCACCTGATAGGCCTTGGCCACCGGAAGATCGGCTACCTGCATGGCGGTGTGGAGGACCAGCGCAACTTCCGCGTCCCGGCCCTGCGCACCGTGGCGTTCGAGGCCGCCATGGACCGGGCCGGCCTGGAGGTTTTGCCTGATTGGAGCGTCCCCGGCGACTTCACCGTGGCCGACGGCGTGCGCGCGGCGGCCCAGATCTTCGACTCGCCGGCGGGGTTGCCCACGGCCATCTTCTGCGGCTCGGACGAGATGGCGTTGGGGCTCATGTTCGAGGCCCAACGCCGCGGGATCCGGATCCCGGAAGAACTCTCCGTGGTGGGGATTGACGACCACGACTTCTCCGCCCCGGCCGGGCTCACCACGATCGCCCAAAGCCCCTGGGAGCACGGCCGCACGGCAGCCAGGATGCTGCTGGCCGAACTTCGCGGCACCGCCGACTCCGTCCAGGACACGACGATGCCCTTTGAACTCGTGGTGCGCACCAGCACGGCCCCGCCGTCCCGGTGA
- a CDS encoding cysteine hydrolase family protein, translating to MTSEYIHQHLGLLIIDPYNDFLAAEGKMWPAVGTVATRLDTVANMRALAAAAHAAGVHRIFVPHRRWSPGDYTGWKFPNPSQRGVDRIRLFERGSWGGTFHADFPVLEGDGVASEHWAQNGFAGTDLNTRLTQHGITHVIAIGLLANTCTESTARFAMELGYHVTLVTDATAATSEEALHAAHAINAPTYAHAILSTQEVIQLIQETGNGG from the coding sequence TTGACATCCGAGTACATCCACCAGCACCTGGGGCTCCTCATCATCGACCCCTACAACGATTTCCTGGCTGCGGAAGGGAAGATGTGGCCCGCCGTGGGCACAGTCGCCACGCGTCTGGACACGGTGGCCAATATGCGGGCCCTGGCAGCGGCTGCGCATGCTGCCGGCGTCCACAGGATCTTCGTACCGCACCGGCGCTGGTCGCCCGGAGACTACACCGGCTGGAAATTCCCAAACCCTTCGCAACGAGGGGTCGACCGCATACGGCTTTTCGAGCGCGGTTCCTGGGGTGGCACGTTTCATGCGGACTTCCCGGTCTTGGAGGGCGACGGTGTCGCCTCCGAACACTGGGCCCAGAACGGCTTTGCCGGAACCGATCTCAATACCCGGCTCACCCAGCACGGCATCACCCACGTCATAGCTATCGGGTTGTTGGCCAACACCTGCACCGAGTCGACGGCTCGCTTCGCCATGGAATTGGGGTACCACGTCACCTTGGTTACGGATGCCACTGCGGCGACGTCGGAGGAAGCGCTCCATGCCGCCCACGCCATCAATGCCCCTACGTATGCCCACGCAATCCTGAGCACCCAAGAGGTCATCCAACTGATTCAGGAAACGGGAAATGGTGGGTAA
- a CDS encoding class I SAM-dependent methyltransferase yields MVPLPLPVTPADDASHRHRELAESFGKNAERYDRTRPHYPTALVDAIADRMQGRSILDVGIGTGISAEPFRDRGFAVHGIEPDLQMAELARAKGFVVEIARFEEWEAAGQTFDAIIAGQTWHWVDPTAGAAKAASVLPPGGSLALFWNSGRPSGELAAEFAAVFSSLNTGLPFNPWAPMSGADPYGTIIDAAAAGLRTTGAFGELERFSFNWQATATRDAWLEQTSTAGGINRLPKDKLDALLNGMGAAIDAAGGNLTIDYTTVAAISERQPTRHNAA; encoded by the coding sequence ATGGTTCCACTGCCGCTGCCGGTCACGCCCGCCGACGATGCTTCGCATCGACACCGCGAACTCGCAGAGTCGTTCGGCAAGAATGCCGAACGCTATGACCGCACCCGCCCGCATTACCCGACAGCCCTGGTTGATGCCATCGCTGACCGCATGCAAGGGCGCTCGATCCTCGATGTGGGGATCGGGACAGGAATTTCCGCCGAGCCTTTCCGGGACCGCGGATTCGCCGTACATGGGATCGAACCGGACCTACAGATGGCCGAGCTTGCACGGGCCAAAGGGTTCGTGGTCGAGATCGCCAGATTCGAAGAGTGGGAGGCCGCAGGGCAAACCTTCGACGCAATTATCGCCGGACAGACGTGGCACTGGGTCGACCCGACCGCGGGCGCCGCCAAGGCCGCTTCCGTTCTTCCGCCGGGCGGCAGCCTTGCGCTCTTCTGGAATTCAGGACGCCCGTCTGGCGAACTCGCCGCCGAGTTCGCGGCAGTCTTTAGCTCACTTAATACCGGATTGCCGTTCAATCCCTGGGCCCCCATGTCCGGAGCCGACCCTTATGGGACCATCATCGACGCGGCCGCAGCGGGCCTGCGCACGACAGGAGCGTTCGGCGAACTTGAGCGGTTCTCCTTCAATTGGCAGGCGACCGCCACGCGCGATGCGTGGCTTGAGCAGACCTCAACCGCGGGCGGAATCAATCGACTCCCAAAGGACAAACTGGACGCCCTCCTAAACGGCATGGGCGCCGCGATCGACGCCGCAGGCGGCAATCTCACCATCGACTACACGACCGTTGCAGCCATATCCGAGCGGCAGCCCACACGACACAACGCCGCCTGA
- a CDS encoding GNAT family N-acetyltransferase, translating into MTIRERYLQAYDEQLRTDAETPGALRVTCLGPLRLATFPGGLGFVTHRDLSDSAAHSVPGLVTGAIEQFLADPEIDKILWKLRQHDRNPGLAEALMQQGFSPGNEEAIMVGPLEGLCTGVPEPAGVALRRVASEADVRAACAMADEAFGEPTDSRTADAMVDRLARKDGMELWVAEADGRIVSSGRLEPVPDSDFAGIWGGATLRAYRGRGIYRALTAARARSAIAQGKTLAHSESTEFSRPILEQSGLIRISTNTPYWRK; encoded by the coding sequence ATGACGATCCGGGAGAGATACCTCCAGGCCTACGATGAGCAATTGCGAACCGATGCGGAAACCCCAGGGGCGCTGCGTGTGACGTGCTTGGGCCCATTGCGTTTGGCCACGTTTCCCGGTGGCCTGGGTTTTGTCACCCACAGGGATCTGAGTGACTCGGCGGCACACAGTGTGCCCGGCTTGGTGACTGGCGCAATTGAGCAATTCCTTGCCGATCCCGAGATCGACAAGATTTTGTGGAAGCTGCGCCAACACGACAGGAACCCAGGGCTGGCCGAGGCCCTCATGCAGCAGGGCTTCTCTCCCGGGAATGAAGAGGCCATCATGGTGGGGCCGCTGGAAGGGCTGTGCACCGGTGTCCCAGAGCCCGCGGGGGTGGCACTGAGGCGAGTCGCTTCTGAGGCCGATGTCAGAGCCGCGTGCGCCATGGCCGACGAAGCCTTTGGTGAGCCCACCGACTCGCGCACAGCCGACGCCATGGTGGATCGCCTGGCGCGGAAGGACGGCATGGAGCTCTGGGTGGCCGAGGCCGATGGCAGGATCGTCAGCAGCGGGCGGCTTGAACCGGTTCCGGACAGCGATTTTGCCGGCATCTGGGGTGGCGCCACCCTGAGGGCCTATCGCGGGCGTGGAATCTACCGGGCGCTGACTGCTGCCCGGGCCCGGTCGGCGATCGCCCAGGGAAAGACCCTTGCCCACAGCGAATCAACCGAGTTTTCCCGCCCGATCCTGGAACAATCCGGGCTAATCAGAATTTCCACAAATACCCCCTACTGGCGAAAGTAG
- a CDS encoding DUF1801 domain-containing protein, which produces MTSGEMGKQDARKPATRSAAPAGVAFTLPEAMTGRASPAKAAVGDKPVFAYIASLPQPQRGIAEAVDALAARTLPNLQRSVKWGMSYYGVGDGWCFCCGGFAGHVKLMFINGAALDPIPPVTPVGMGKSTRGVELESVDDIDERQIAAWMNQVASVPGVGGKKR; this is translated from the coding sequence ATGACTAGCGGGGAGATGGGCAAGCAGGACGCTCGAAAGCCGGCCACGCGCTCGGCGGCACCCGCGGGCGTCGCCTTCACTCTGCCGGAAGCCATGACCGGCAGGGCAAGCCCCGCGAAGGCGGCGGTCGGAGACAAGCCCGTCTTCGCGTACATTGCCAGCCTGCCGCAGCCGCAGCGCGGCATCGCCGAAGCCGTCGACGCGCTGGCGGCCAGGACGCTGCCCAACCTCCAGCGTTCCGTGAAGTGGGGGATGTCGTACTACGGTGTCGGCGACGGGTGGTGCTTTTGCTGCGGCGGATTTGCCGGCCACGTCAAGCTCATGTTTATCAATGGCGCGGCGCTCGATCCGATACCGCCGGTGACACCGGTGGGGATGGGCAAGTCGACGCGAGGTGTGGAACTCGAATCCGTCGATGACATTGATGAACGACAAATCGCTGCGTGGATGAACCAAGTCGCGTCCGTGCCCGGTGTTGGAGGCAAGAAGCGCTGA